A window from Primulina huaijiensis isolate GDHJ02 chromosome 11, ASM1229523v2, whole genome shotgun sequence encodes these proteins:
- the LOC140988993 gene encoding uncharacterized protein isoform X2, with translation MAMAISKTPMCLYGSPPTVSKSDINSTLPVFLEPTNGVNLVTRRLFTLASSISSLVMMSSASSAETPPSKSFLSGISSTKSWFQFYGDGFSIRVPPAFEDIMEPEDYNAGLSLYGDKAKPKTFAARFASADGQAKDVTDLGSLKEAAKIFVPGGSTLYSARTIKIKEDGGYRNYYFYEFGKGEQHIALVAAVNSGKAIVAGATAPQSRWDDDGVRLRSAAVSLTLL, from the exons ATGGCCATGGCCATATCTAAAACCCCAATGTGTCTTTATGGAAGCCCACCAACGGTGTCAAAATCCGACATAAACTCCACGTTACCCGTTTTCTTGGAACCTACAAATGGTGTGAATCTTGTTACGAGAAGACTTTTCACTTTGGCTTCTTCTATATCTTCCCTTGTGATGATGTCTTCTGCTTCATCTGCTGAAACGCCACCGTCAAAATCTTTTCTTTCTGGGATTTCTAGCACGAAGTCTTGGTTCCAGTTCTACGGCGATGGATTTTCCATTCGTGTTCCGCCTGCATTTGAGGACATCATGGAACCTGAg GATTACAATGCTGGATTGTCTCTTTATGGTGACAAAGCTAAGCCAAAGACATTTGCTGCACGTTTTGCATCTGCCGATGG ACAGGCCAAAGACGTTACTGATTTAGGTTCACTGAAGGAGGCTGCCAAAATATTTGTTCCAG GTGGATCAACTCTATACTCCGCCCGTACCATCAAAATTAAGGAAGACGGAGGTTATAG GAACTATTATTTCTACGAATTTGGTAAAGGCGAACAACATATTGCGCTAGTAGCTGCTGTTAATAGTGGAAAG GCGATTGTTGCCGGAGCAACTGCGCCTCAAAGCAGATGGGATGACGATGGTGTTAGGCTTCGCTCTGCTGCGGTTTCTCTAACACTTTTATGA
- the LOC140988993 gene encoding uncharacterized protein isoform X1, with the protein MAMAISKTPMCLYGSPPTVSKSDINSTLPVFLEPTNGVNLVTRRLFTLASSISSLVMMSSASSAETPPSKSFLSGISSTKSWFQFYGDGFSIRVPPAFEDIMEPEDYNAGLSLYGDKAKPKTFAARFASADGSEVLSVIALPCNQLKITFLEAKDVTDLGSLKEAAKIFVPGGSTLYSARTIKIKEDGGYRNYYFYEFGKGEQHIALVAAVNSGKAIVAGATAPQSRWDDDGVRLRSAAVSLTLL; encoded by the exons ATGGCCATGGCCATATCTAAAACCCCAATGTGTCTTTATGGAAGCCCACCAACGGTGTCAAAATCCGACATAAACTCCACGTTACCCGTTTTCTTGGAACCTACAAATGGTGTGAATCTTGTTACGAGAAGACTTTTCACTTTGGCTTCTTCTATATCTTCCCTTGTGATGATGTCTTCTGCTTCATCTGCTGAAACGCCACCGTCAAAATCTTTTCTTTCTGGGATTTCTAGCACGAAGTCTTGGTTCCAGTTCTACGGCGATGGATTTTCCATTCGTGTTCCGCCTGCATTTGAGGACATCATGGAACCTGAg GATTACAATGCTGGATTGTCTCTTTATGGTGACAAAGCTAAGCCAAAGACATTTGCTGCACGTTTTGCATCTGCCGATGG ATCCGAAGTTCTTAGCGTTATTGCCCTCCCATGTAATCAACTAAAGATCACCTTCTTAGAG GCCAAAGACGTTACTGATTTAGGTTCACTGAAGGAGGCTGCCAAAATATTTGTTCCAG GTGGATCAACTCTATACTCCGCCCGTACCATCAAAATTAAGGAAGACGGAGGTTATAG GAACTATTATTTCTACGAATTTGGTAAAGGCGAACAACATATTGCGCTAGTAGCTGCTGTTAATAGTGGAAAG GCGATTGTTGCCGGAGCAACTGCGCCTCAAAGCAGATGGGATGACGATGGTGTTAGGCTTCGCTCTGCTGCGGTTTCTCTAACACTTTTATGA
- the LOC140988911 gene encoding DExH-box ATP-dependent RNA helicase DExH3-like, whose product MLLRNDKDQEIVSRDKRDRRNFEQLSGLAKHVGLYCELYGKVVIGSKVPLPNYKPDLDDKRPQREVSAGPPERYSRF is encoded by the exons ATGCTGTTACGTAATGATAAGGATCAAGAAATTGTATCTAGAGATAAAAGAGACAGGAGAAACTTTGAACAATTATCCGGACTTGCTAAACACGTGGGGCTTTACTG TGAACTGTATGGTAAAGTGGTAATTGGAAGCAAGGTTCCTCTTCCTAACTACAAACCAGATTTGGATGATAAGCGCCCTCAAAGAGAG GTATCAGCAGGACCTCCTGAACGTTATTCGAGATTCTAA